The Glycine soja cultivar W05 chromosome 6, ASM419377v2, whole genome shotgun sequence genome has a window encoding:
- the LOC114417176 gene encoding transcription activator GLK1-like, translating to MLAVSPLRSNIKDEKKQGEMEGNFSMATTTTTDDVVFGDLSEGNLLESINFDELFVGIDIHGDVLPDLEMFGEFSVDVSTGEESSEMNSSAKSSKLENDQNVIATTSKKEEEEDKTSCNASGQDLGSNRGEEIVSERDESVVVNPAPKDGGKGRKSSSAQSKNNSSSNNNPQGKRKVKVDWTPELHRRFVQAVEQLGVDKAVPSRILEIMGIDCLTRHNIASHLQKYRSHRKHLLAREAEAASWSQRRQLCAGGGKREGSPWLAPTMGFPPMTPPMHHFRPLHVWGHPSMDQSFMHMWPKHLPNSPPLSWPPPAAPPQEPSFWHQLVPNALIPGTACFPQLLTPTRFGSPPVPGIPPHAMYKADHDIGLPGPLFDFYPSKECIDAAIGDVLSKPWLPLPIGLKAPALDSVMSELQRQGIPNIPPSSA from the exons ATGCTTGCGGTGTCACCTTTGAGGAGCAATATCAAAGATGAAAAGAAGCAAGGAGAGATGGAGGGTAATTTCTCAatggcaacaacaacaacaaccgaTGATGTTGTCTTTGGTGACCTTTCTGAAGGGAACTTGTTGGAGAGCATCAACTTCGACGAACTCTTCGTCGGCATCGACATCCACGGAGATGTCTTGCCGGACTTGGAGATGTTCGGCGAGTTCTCCGTGGATGTCAGCACCGGCGAGGAATCGTCGGAGATGAACTCGTCGGCTAAAAGCAGCAAACTTGAGAACGATCAGAATGTCATCGCCACTACTtcaaagaaagaagaggaagaagataaaACTTCTTGCAATGCTTCTGGTCAAGACTTGGGGTCAAACCGTGGAGAGGAGATTGTGAGCGAGAGAGATGAATCCGTGGTGGTGAATCCAGCACCAAAGGATggtggaaaaggaagaaaatcttCTTCGGCTCAATCAAAGAATAAtagtagtagtaataataatccTCAAGGGAAGAGAAAAGTCAAG GTGGATTGGACCCCAGAATTGCACAGACGATTCGTGCAAGCTGTGGAACAGCTAGGAGTGGATAAGGCGGTGCCTTCAAGGATTTTGGAGATTATGGGAATTGATTGTCTCACTCGCCATAACATTGCTAGCCACCTTCAA AAATATAGATCCCATAGGAAACATTTGCTAGCACGTGAAGCTGAAGCAGCAAGCTGGAGTCAAAGGAGGCAATTGTGTGCTGGTGGAGGGAAGAGAGAAGGGAGTCCATGGTTAGCACCAACCATGGGTTTCCCTCCAATGACTCCCCCAATGCACCATTTTAGACCTTTACATGTATGGGGGCACCCTTCCATGGACCAGTCCTTCATGCATATGTGGCCTAAGCATCTTCCAAATTCACCACCACTCTCATGGCCGCCGCCGGCTGCACCGCCTCAAGAGCCTTCATTTTGGCACCAACTG GTTCCTAACGCACTAATCCCAGGAACAGCTTGTTTTCCACAACTTCTGACACCAACG AGATTTGGAAGTCCCCCTGTGCCCGGCATCCCACCCCATGCCATGTACAAAGCAGATCACGACATTGGCCTCCCTGGTCCCCTTTTCGACTTTTATCCg TCAAAGGAGTGCATAGATGCAGCTATTGGAGATGTTTTATCAAAGCCTTGGCTGCCTCTACCTATTGGACTTAAGGCTCCAGCGCTTGATAGTGTGATGAGTGAATTACAAAGACAAGGAATTCCAAACATTCCACCCTCTAGTGCTTGA